Genomic DNA from Sphingomonas hankookensis:
GCATGATCGCGACCGTCACGATCACCGCGGCCATCATGATCGGCACCTCGTCGGTCATGCCGACCGCGGTCAGGATCGAATCGATCGAGAACACCATGTCGAGCGCGACGATCTGCGCGATGGCCGATCCGAACGACACGGCGGCCTTGCCCTGCTTGTCGAGCGCTTCGCCGGTCGGTTCGTCGTCCATCGTGTGATGGATTTCCTTGGTCGCCTTCCACACCAGGAACAGCCCGCCCGCGATCAGGATCAGGTCGCGCCACGAAAAGGCGGTTTCGAAGCTCGGCTTGCCATAGCCGTCGACCGCTCCGGTGATGCCAAGGTCGAACACCGGGTTCGTCAGCGACACGATGAACGCGATCATCGACAGCAGCGCCAGCCGCATGACCAGCGCGAGGCCGATGCCGACTCGGCGGGCGGTCTGTTGCTGGTGCGGCGGCAGCTTGTTCGAGAGAATCGAGATGAAGATGAGGTTGTCGATACCCAGCACGACCTCCAGCACGACCAGGGTCAGGAAGGCGGCCCAGGCGGCCGGGTCGGTCAGAAGTGCCAAAATGGTATCCATGGGGCGAATCTGTGCCGGTTTCGCCACAATTGTACAAGGTTCGGGACGACGGGAAGCATTGCTGCGGCGAAATTGGTTTGGGCCTGCGGTGTTTTAGGCTATGGCAGGGGAGTGGCACCCGGTTTGGCGGTGCCCGGACACCTGCGTTTTTCGCTCGACGCTTGGGTTTACGATGAAGTTGGGCGAACCGGGAAGACGAACAGGGCAATGAGTTTCGATCGAGGACGGCGCGGCGAGCGCGGTGGGCGCGGCAGGGACAAGCGCGACGGTTTTGGTGACGACAGCTACGGCGGCGGCGGCTTCGGTGGCGGCGGCTTCGGCGGTGACCGTGGCGGTTTCGGTGGCGGCGGCTTCGGCGGTGGCGATCGTGGCGGCTTCGGTGGCGGCTATGGCGGCGGCGACCGTGGTGGTTTCGGCGGCGGTGATCGCGGCGGCTTCGGCGGCGGTGATCGCGGCGGCTTCGGCGGCGGCGGTGGCGGCTTCCGTGGCGGCGGCGGCGGCTTTGGTGGTGGCGGCGGCGGTGGCCGCGGCATGCCGCCGCAGGTCGTCGGCGAAGCGACCGGCGTGGTCAAGTTCTTCAACGCGCAGAAGGGCTTCGGCTTCGTGGTCCGCGATGACGGCGGCGAAGACGTGTTCGTGCACATCTCGGCGGTCGAGCAGGCGGGCCTCAGCGCCCTTGCCGAAGGCCAGCCGATGGGCTTCACCCTTGTCGATCGTGGCGGCCGCATCTCGGCGACCGACCTCAAGATCGACGGCGAACCCCTGCCGGTCACCGGCGGCGGCGCCCCGCGCGAACCGCGCGAAGGCGGCCCGCGTGGCGGCGGCATGGGCGGCCCGCAGCGGCAGCTGACCGGCGAGCGCGCGAGCGGCGTCGTGAAGTTCTTCAACGCGATGAAGGGCTTCGGCTTCATCCAGCGCGACGATGGCCAGCCGGACGCGTTCGTCCATATCTCGGCCGTCGAGCGCGCGGGTCTGCCGACGCTCAACGAAGGCGACCGGCTCGAATTCGAGCTGGAAGTCGATCGTCGCGGCAAGCACGCAGCGGTGAACCTCAACAAGCTGTGAGGTTCTCGCTTCGGCGATGAATTGGGGGCCGGCTGTCCGATGGGATAGCCGGCCCCTTTTCGTTTGGGTGGCTGGGAACGTCTTGTTCGTGTGCCGGTGCCGTGCCGCTGCTGGTAAGCCCGGACGATCGTGCCGCCTGGTTCCTGCGCTGGCGGGCGGAGCGAGAATGGGACGCGTGGATCCGCTGTCCGCTCGATGCGCCGAACGCGCTGTCCGGACCAGCCATCGGTTGGATCGCCGCTCACGTGAGGATAGGATGCCGCGGCGTACGGGCAGGAGCATCGGTCGCCGGCTGTACCGCGGCCTTTTATCGAGAGGATGACGATGGACCGGGCCACGCCCAACCTGCCGTCGCGCGATTTTGCGGTGACGTCGGACTTTTATGCCAAGCTGGGATTCGAGGAGGCGTGGCGCGATGCGGGGTGGATGATCCTCACGCGGGGCGACTTGCAGCTGGAATTCTTCGCGTGGCCGGACTTCGACCCGACGACCAGCGGCTATGGCAGCTGTCTGCGCCTGGATGACGTCGATGCTTTTTATGCGGTGGTGAAGGCGGCGGGGGTGCCCGAACAGGCGACCGGCTTTCCCCGATTGCAGCCGCCGGTGCCGCAGAACGGACTGCGGATCGGCGCGTTGCTCGATCCCGATTGTTCGCTGTTGCGCCTGATCGGGGAGATTTGAGCGGGCCGTTGCGACGGGGCTCTCGACGGACACTTCTCGACAGGCTCGAAGCTGCTCGAACCGAACGGGGTGTGGCTGGAAGGGGTTCAGCGTCGTGGATAGCCAAGCCGATGGGCGATCCGGCCTGCACAGAGGCCGGTAACGCAGTAGCCGATAAAGTCGAGCGGTTCGTCGAACCAGCGGGCTCCCGGATCGCCGACGATCGCCATGACCGCACCGATCAGGGCGCCGGCGATCAGCCCGAAACGCAGCGCGTCGCGTTGGCGCTGTCGCTCCGACCGTATCGCAAAGTCCCATAGCGGCAGCCCGAGCATCAGGCAGATCGGCACGGCGATGAACGATCCGAAGACGATCCCGAACAGCCCCAACCGGATCAGTCCGGGAAGGCGGCCGTCGACAACCGGTCGATGGTCGATGACCTCGCGCAGTCCCCAGGCGGTAACCAGTATGGCAACGGCCGCAATGGCCGCCACGGTGACCGATGCGATACGTCGGCAGATCGACGGCGCGGCGACGCTCACGCGATCCTTTCCACCACCGTTGCGCCGTGCACTCGCCGCAACCCGGCGCGAGGCGGCAGGTCGGCCGGTTCGTTCAGCGCGCTGACCCAGCCGACGCGCCGCAGCGCCAGCAACAGCCACCAGCCCGGATCATGCTGACCCGGCAGGACACCCAGCCTCACCGATTCGGGAAAGGCATGGTGGTTGCCGTGCCACGCTTCGCCAAAGGTAATGAGCGCGGCGACGGGAAGGTCGTGGCCCTGTACCCCCGCGCCGTCGATCACCCAGCCCTGCGGCCCGGTCCGGTGGGTGATGTGGCCGACCAGCCAGTGGCCGGTGACGCCGACCGCGACTCGGGCGGCCACGCCCCACACCAGCCACGGCATCCCGCCAACGGCGAAGAACAGCAGCGCCCAGGGGAGTTGCTGCGCCATCCAGCTCGCCTCCAGCCAGCGCAGGAACCGGTCGTCACGCAGGCGGGCTTCGGGGACGAAGCACGGCGGATGGTCTAGGTCGAGCCGGCAATGCATTTGCCACCACGCATCCTGCAGCATCGGCGCGCGATGGGCGTGGAGCGGGTGGCATTCGGGCTGACGTTGCGCCCAGTCGCGCATGTCGTGCAGCCGGACCATGCCCAGCGGCCCGGCCATGCCGACCAAGGTACCGAGATAGACCAGCAGCCGTTCCAGCCACAGCGGTGCGACGAAGCTGCGGTGGATCAGCAACCGGTGCAGCCCGACCGAATGGCCGGCACACAGCGTTACCGCGCTGGTGCCGAGGAACAGCAGCACGCTGCCGAAGGTGGTGTGGAACGGGACAAGGGTGAGCGCGGCGAGCGTCATGCCGCCGATCCACAACGATCGTCCGGGCGCCCAGCGGACCCGCCCGTGTACGGCGCAGCTGGTTTCGGTAGCCTTCATCCGCAACGTCGAGCAATCAGCCATAACAGAGCCCTTCGATAATTAGGAAATAACCTAAATAACGAAGCATATTTGTCAAGCCGGTGCTCCACGCCTATCTATCGCTTCATGCAGCGCGTGTTCGAAGCATTGGCGTCGGTCCCCCGGCGCAAGATCCTCGCCTATCTGGCGCATGCCGAATTGAGCGCGGGCGAGATTGCGGCGCGGTTCGACATGTCGAAACCGTCGATCTCGCAGCATCTCTCGATCCTAGAATCGGCCGGACTGGTCAGCAGCGAGAAGCGCGGGCAGTTCGTCTATTATCGGCTGGTACCCGACAATCTGACCAACACGCTGAACGGTTTCGTGCAGGAAGTCTGTCCGGTTGCCCGCCCGCTCAAGCGCGAAAGTGCGGCTCGGCGGGACGGCGGGAACCCCGACGCGGCCTGAGCGCGTTGCACGCGCGACGACATGCGAAGGGATTGCCGATGGGAATGCTGCAAAACGGGGTGTGGACCAATGATACGCCGGTCGCGCCGACCGATGCGTCGGGCAATTTCCAGCGGGCGGAGAGCGGGTTTCGCGACTGGCTGACGCGCGACGGGGCGCCGGGGCCGGATGGACAGACCGGCGTTCCGGCGGCGGCGGATCGCTATCACCTCTATGTCAGCCTTGCCTGTCCCTGGGCGCATCGCACGCTGGTCGTCCGGGCGCTCAAAGGGCTGGAGGCGATGCTGCCGGTGACGGTCGTCGGGCCGGTGATGGGCGCGCAGGGGTGGAGCTTTGCCGGGGCATTCGGCGGGACCGGCGATCCGGTCAATGGCGTGGATCACCTGCACCAGCTTTATGCCATGGCCGGTCCGGACATGACCGGGAAGGTCACCGTGCCGGTGCTGTGGGACATGCAGGAGCGGCGCATCGTGAACAACGAATCGTCGGAGATCATCCGGATGCTGAACACCGCGTTCGACGATGTGGGTGCCAGGCCGGGCGACTTCTATCCCGCTGAACTGCGCGACGAGATCGATGCGGTGAACGAGCGGGTCTATGCGACGGTCAATAACGGCGTGTACCGCGCGGGCTTCGCGACGACGCAAGGCGCCTATGACGAAGCGGTCCATGCGCTGTTCGCATCGCTCGATTGGCTGGAGGATCGGTTGACGGGCGAATGGCTGGTCGGCGAGCGGCTGACCGAGGCGGATATCCGGCTGTTCACGACACTGGTGCGCTTCGATCCCGTGTATCACGGGCATTTCAAGTGCAATATCCGACGGCTGGTCGATTATCCGCGGCTGCGCGCGCTGGCCGAACGTATCGCCGCGCTGCCAGGCGTCGCCGACACGATCGACCTCGACCAGATCAAGACGCACTATTATCGCAGCCACAAGGATATCAATCCGACCGGCATCGTGCCGGCCGGCCCGGCGGTGCCGTTCTGAACGGTTCAGGTACGCGCAAGGAGGAGGCGAGAAAGACATGCGCATGATCCGCTGGACACTGCCGCTGGGCCTTGCGCTCGCCACCACCGCCGTCGTGGCCCAGACCGGCGCGCCCCCCGCCGCGCATGTACCGGTCCCGGTCGAGGGCATCTCGGCACGGATCGTCGCACGCTATCCGCATGATCGCGCCGCCTTCACGCAGGGGCTGGTGTGGCATGACGGCAGCCTGTTCGAGAGTACCGGCCAGCCCGGCGTGTCGGACGTGCGGCGGGTGCGGCTGAACGACGGCAAGGTGCTAGCGCGCACGAAGCTGCCGGGATTGCAGTTCGGCGAGGGGCTGGCGGTCGATGGCAAACAGCTGGTCAGCATCACCTGGCAGGACGGGATCGCGCACCGTTGGGACGCACGCACGCTCAAGTCGGTCGGGCGGGCGCGCTATCCGGGCGAGGGATGGGGGCTGGCGAACGACGGGACCTCGCTGATCCTGTCGGACGGGACGCCGACCTTGCGGTTCATGGACCCCAAGACGTTCAAGGAGAAGCGGCGGGTGACGATCACCGCCAATGGCCGCCCGGTGCACAACCTCAACGAGCTGGAGATGATCGACGGCAAGCTGTGGGGCAATATCTGGCACCGCGACTATATCGTGCGGATCGATCCGGCGACCGGCGAGGTCGACGGGCTGGTCAACCTGGCGCCGCTGCGCGCGGAGCTGGGACCGCTCGATCCGGAGGCGGTGCTGAACGGGATTGCGTGGGATGCGGCGGGGAAGCGTTTGTTCGTGACCGGGAAATGGTGGCCGACCTTGTTCGAGATTGCGTTAGAGCCGGTGCCGCAGGGTTGAGCGTATCCCCGCGCACGCGGGGATCCAGGGTCGCATGCGCTGACGTGGGTTCCGCTTGGCTCTGGACCCCCGCCTGCGCGGGGGTACGGTTTCGTCTGTGGGTGAGTTAGCTCACCCATTTCAACAGCGTCGCGATATGGTCGGCCTCCGCCGCCGGCTTGTCGAGCCGGATGCGGCTGATGCGGGGGAAGCGCATTGCGACGCCCGATTTGTGGCGTTTGGACGCGTGGATCGAATCGAACGCGACCTCGAACACCAGGGTCTTTTCCACCTCACGCACCGGGCCGAAGCGGTTGATCGTGTGCTGGCGGACGAAGCGGTCGAGGTCCTTCAGCTCGGCATCGGTGAAGCCGGAGTAGGCCTTGCCGACCGGCAGCAGCTCGCCGCCTTGCGCAGGGTCGGCGGTCCAGCAGCCGAAGGTATAGTCGGAATAGAAGGACGATCGCTTGCCGCTGCCGCGCTGCGCGTACATCAGCACGCAATCGGCGACGAGCGGATCGCGCTTCCATTTATACCACAGCCCGACCCGACGGCCGGCGACATAGGGGGAGTCGCGGCGTTTCAGCATGACGCCCTCGATCGCCGAATCGCGCGCGCGACTGCGGATGTTGGCCAGTTCGGCGAAGTCGGCGGCGTCGATCAGACGGGAGAGGTCGAAAGTCGTCGGGTCGAGGCGGGGGACGAAGGTTTCGAGCCGGGCGCGGCGTTC
This window encodes:
- a CDS encoding glutaminyl-peptide cyclotransferase yields the protein MIRWTLPLGLALATTAVVAQTGAPPAAHVPVPVEGISARIVARYPHDRAAFTQGLVWHDGSLFESTGQPGVSDVRRVRLNDGKVLARTKLPGLQFGEGLAVDGKQLVSITWQDGIAHRWDARTLKSVGRARYPGEGWGLANDGTSLILSDGTPTLRFMDPKTFKEKRRVTITANGRPVHNLNELEMIDGKLWGNIWHRDYIVRIDPATGEVDGLVNLAPLRAELGPLDPEAVLNGIAWDAAGKRLFVTGKWWPTLFEIALEPVPQG
- a CDS encoding cold-shock protein, producing the protein MSFDRGRRGERGGRGRDKRDGFGDDSYGGGGFGGGGFGGDRGGFGGGGFGGGDRGGFGGGYGGGDRGGFGGGDRGGFGGGDRGGFGGGGGGFRGGGGGFGGGGGGGRGMPPQVVGEATGVVKFFNAQKGFGFVVRDDGGEDVFVHISAVEQAGLSALAEGQPMGFTLVDRGGRISATDLKIDGEPLPVTGGGAPREPREGGPRGGGMGGPQRQLTGERASGVVKFFNAMKGFGFIQRDDGQPDAFVHISAVERAGLPTLNEGDRLEFELEVDRRGKHAAVNLNKL
- a CDS encoding TerC family protein, with product MDTILALLTDPAAWAAFLTLVVLEVVLGIDNLIFISILSNKLPPHQQQTARRVGIGLALVMRLALLSMIAFIVSLTNPVFDLGITGAVDGYGKPSFETAFSWRDLILIAGGLFLVWKATKEIHHTMDDEPTGEALDKQGKAAVSFGSAIAQIVALDMVFSIDSILTAVGMTDEVPIMMAAVIVTVAIMLVAADPLARFINANPTVVMLALGFLLMIGAVLIADGFGVHVPKGYIYAAMAFSAGVETLNIVSRRSKTKKRLAREAIEREAVR
- a CDS encoding bleomycin resistance protein, encoding MDRATPNLPSRDFAVTSDFYAKLGFEEAWRDAGWMILTRGDLQLEFFAWPDFDPTTSGYGSCLRLDDVDAFYAVVKAAGVPEQATGFPRLQPPVPQNGLRIGALLDPDCSLLRLIGEI
- a CDS encoding glutathione S-transferase family protein, which gives rise to MGMLQNGVWTNDTPVAPTDASGNFQRAESGFRDWLTRDGAPGPDGQTGVPAAADRYHLYVSLACPWAHRTLVVRALKGLEAMLPVTVVGPVMGAQGWSFAGAFGGTGDPVNGVDHLHQLYAMAGPDMTGKVTVPVLWDMQERRIVNNESSEIIRMLNTAFDDVGARPGDFYPAELRDEIDAVNERVYATVNNGVYRAGFATTQGAYDEAVHALFASLDWLEDRLTGEWLVGERLTEADIRLFTTLVRFDPVYHGHFKCNIRRLVDYPRLRALAERIAALPGVADTIDLDQIKTHYYRSHKDINPTGIVPAGPAVPF
- a CDS encoding acyl-CoA desaturase, which produces MADCSTLRMKATETSCAVHGRVRWAPGRSLWIGGMTLAALTLVPFHTTFGSVLLFLGTSAVTLCAGHSVGLHRLLIHRSFVAPLWLERLLVYLGTLVGMAGPLGMVRLHDMRDWAQRQPECHPLHAHRAPMLQDAWWQMHCRLDLDHPPCFVPEARLRDDRFLRWLEASWMAQQLPWALLFFAVGGMPWLVWGVAARVAVGVTGHWLVGHITHRTGPQGWVIDGAGVQGHDLPVAALITFGEAWHGNHHAFPESVRLGVLPGQHDPGWWLLLALRRVGWVSALNEPADLPPRAGLRRVHGATVVERIA
- a CDS encoding metalloregulator ArsR/SmtB family transcription factor, encoding MQRVFEALASVPRRKILAYLAHAELSAGEIAARFDMSKPSISQHLSILESAGLVSSEKRGQFVYYRLVPDNLTNTLNGFVQEVCPVARPLKRESAARRDGGNPDAA